A genomic segment from Desulfuromonas thiophila encodes:
- a CDS encoding respiratory chain complex I subunit 1 family protein, translating into MLGSVLLHLLVLLLFAPLLLGVITKTKAAFAGRVGAPLLLPYYDLARLWRKGFVLSQTTSWVFLAGPAVGLVVPLLAALLLPLGPLAAPLSFRGDLILFVYLFALGRFFTATAALDTGSSFEGMGAAREVTFSCLAEPTLFFVLLALARCGNSLTLNGMLGGHLAALWASTTGAALALLVVCLLVLLLVENSRIPFDDPNTHLELTMVHEVMVLDHSGPALALIHYGAALKLMVLGALIVRLLLPFETGQLALDLTLFLVGLLLLAVVVGVIESTMARLRLPRVPQVLVGTSLLSLFALVLILR; encoded by the coding sequence ATGTTGGGTTCTGTTCTGTTGCATCTGCTGGTGTTGCTGCTGTTTGCACCGTTGCTGCTGGGGGTGATCACCAAAACCAAGGCTGCGTTTGCCGGCCGGGTCGGCGCGCCGCTGCTGCTGCCCTATTACGATCTGGCGCGGCTGTGGCGTAAAGGTTTTGTGCTGAGTCAGACCACCAGCTGGGTGTTCCTCGCCGGTCCGGCGGTGGGCTTGGTGGTGCCACTGCTAGCCGCTCTGCTGCTGCCGTTGGGACCGCTGGCGGCGCCGCTGTCCTTTCGCGGCGATCTGATCCTGTTCGTCTACCTGTTCGCCCTGGGACGGTTTTTCACTGCCACGGCGGCCCTTGATACCGGATCGAGTTTTGAAGGCATGGGCGCGGCCCGCGAGGTGACCTTTTCCTGCTTGGCCGAACCGACCCTGTTTTTTGTGCTGCTGGCCCTGGCCCGCTGCGGCAACAGTTTGACCCTCAATGGCATGTTGGGAGGGCATCTGGCGGCCCTGTGGGCCAGTACGACTGGCGCGGCCCTGGCCTTGCTGGTGGTTTGTCTGCTGGTGCTGCTACTGGTGGAAAACTCGCGCATTCCCTTCGATGATCCCAATACCCACCTGGAACTGACCATGGTGCACGAGGTCATGGTGCTGGATCACAGCGGTCCGGCCCTGGCTCTGATTCATTATGGCGCGGCGCTGAAGCTGATGGTGCTGGGCGCGCTCATTGTCCGTTTGCTGCTGCCCTTTGAAACCGGCCAGCTGGCACTGGATCTGACGTTGTTTCTTGTGGGTCTGCTGCTGCTGGCGGTGGTGGTCGGGGTCATCGAATCGACCATGGCGCGGCTGCGACTGCCGCGTGTGCCACAGGTGCTGGTGGGAACCAGTCTGCTGTCGCTGTTCGCCCTGGTGCTGATTCTGCGCTGA
- a CDS encoding hydrogenase: MTNIVLLLILLINFYALGTARLVAGIRAVALQGALLALLPPLAHGLHGHTLFLTLVSLSLKGLLIPWLLQRAIREVRIRREIEPLIGYVPTLILGTLVTVGSFLFSDFLPLAPEHYRSLFIPAALATLFSGFLLLMTRRKAITQVLGYLIMENGIFIFAVLLAEAMPLTVEAGVLLDLLVATFVMGIVMNQINREFAALSTSSLTALKE; this comes from the coding sequence ATGACCAACATTGTCTTGCTGCTGATTCTGCTGATCAATTTTTATGCGCTGGGCACCGCCCGACTGGTGGCCGGCATTCGCGCCGTGGCCCTGCAGGGCGCCCTGCTGGCCCTGCTGCCGCCACTGGCCCATGGTCTGCATGGTCACACCCTGTTCCTGACCCTGGTCAGCCTGAGTCTTAAGGGACTGCTGATTCCCTGGCTGCTGCAGCGGGCCATTCGCGAGGTGCGCATCCGCCGCGAAATCGAGCCGTTGATTGGCTATGTGCCGACCCTGATTCTCGGTACGCTGGTGACGGTTGGTTCCTTTTTGTTCAGTGACTTTCTGCCGCTGGCGCCGGAGCATTACCGCAGCCTGTTCATTCCGGCAGCGCTGGCCACCCTGTTCAGCGGTTTTTTGCTGCTGATGACCCGGCGCAAGGCCATTACCCAGGTGCTGGGCTATCTGATCATGGAAAACGGTATCTTCATCTTTGCCGTGCTGCTGGCCGAGGCCATGCCGCTGACGGTCGAGGCCGGGGTGTTGCTCGACCTGCTGGTGGCCACCTTCGTCATGGGAATCGTCATGAATCAGATCAACCGTGAATTCGCCGCCCTGAGCACCAGCTCGCTGACGGCTCTGAAGGAGTGA
- a CDS encoding proton-conducting transporter membrane subunit: MLLLLMLLPLAAALLALLLPWHQGRSWLLAGCASLHLALCLFAFDRMTPLGSWFGFDALSHLVLLVTSLLYCGCSFYAVGYFNIHRERGNRVIVFCLLLFLATMTMAIAARHFGVLWVAVEGTTLASAPLIYYNRNRLSIEATWKYLLLCSVGIGLAMVGILFFAYAALVSQLQPVSLQLDVLLAQAPQLAPAWLHAGYAFLLVGFGTKMGLAPLHSWKPDAYGEAPGLVGALLAGGLTSVAFLAILRAVQVMTAAGDGPLARQILLVLGLLSLLLAAVFMVRQPDIKRLLAYSSVEHMGLLAIGIGIGGLATFAALLHLINNALTKGCLFLSAGNIQRAYASKRLSEVRGALATLPLSGGLFLAGFLAITGSPPFGPFISEFTLLRGMMAADRGGIALLVLVLLALVFVGMAATALTATQGEAVKLDTPYADRPLLVVPPLCFLLLVLLLGLYLPEPLQQALQAAAAVVEVRS, encoded by the coding sequence ATGCTGCTGTTGTTGATGCTTCTGCCGCTGGCGGCGGCCCTGCTGGCCCTGCTGCTGCCCTGGCACCAGGGCCGCTCCTGGTTGCTGGCCGGCTGCGCCAGTCTGCATCTGGCGCTCTGTCTGTTCGCCTTCGACCGGATGACGCCGCTGGGCAGCTGGTTCGGTTTCGATGCCCTGTCGCATCTGGTGCTGCTGGTTACCAGCCTGCTGTACTGCGGTTGTTCGTTTTATGCCGTTGGTTATTTCAATATTCACCGGGAGCGGGGCAACCGCGTTATCGTCTTCTGTCTGCTGCTGTTTCTCGCCACCATGACCATGGCTATCGCCGCCCGCCATTTCGGGGTGCTGTGGGTGGCGGTGGAGGGGACCACTCTGGCCAGCGCGCCGCTGATCTATTACAACCGCAATCGCCTGTCCATCGAAGCCACCTGGAAGTATCTGCTGCTGTGTTCGGTCGGGATCGGCCTGGCCATGGTCGGCATCCTGTTCTTTGCCTATGCCGCGCTGGTCAGCCAGTTGCAGCCGGTGTCGCTGCAGCTGGATGTGTTGCTGGCCCAGGCCCCGCAGCTGGCGCCGGCCTGGCTCCATGCCGGCTATGCTTTTTTGCTGGTCGGCTTCGGTACTAAGATGGGGCTGGCACCGCTGCACAGCTGGAAACCCGACGCCTACGGCGAGGCGCCGGGACTGGTGGGCGCGCTGCTGGCCGGCGGTCTGACCAGCGTTGCCTTTCTTGCCATCCTGCGGGCGGTGCAGGTGATGACGGCTGCCGGCGACGGTCCGTTGGCACGGCAGATCCTGCTGGTGCTGGGCCTGCTGTCGCTGTTGCTGGCGGCCGTGTTCATGGTGCGCCAGCCCGATATCAAGCGGCTGCTGGCCTATTCGTCGGTGGAACACATGGGCCTGCTGGCCATCGGCATTGGCATTGGCGGCCTGGCCACCTTCGCTGCCCTGCTGCATCTGATCAACAACGCCCTGACCAAGGGTTGCCTGTTCCTGTCGGCCGGCAACATCCAGCGGGCCTATGCCAGCAAGCGCCTGTCTGAGGTGCGCGGCGCACTGGCGACCCTGCCGCTGTCGGGCGGGCTGTTCCTGGCCGGGTTTCTGGCCATTACCGGCTCGCCGCCCTTTGGCCCCTTCATCAGCGAATTCACCCTGCTGCGCGGCATGATGGCCGCTGATCGCGGCGGCATTGCCCTGCTGGTGCTGGTGCTGCTGGCACTGGTGTTTGTCGGCATGGCGGCCACGGCCCTGACGGCCACCCAGGGTGAAGCTGTCAAGCTCGACACGCCCTATGCCGACCGTCCCCTGCTGGTGGTGCCACCGCTGTGTTTCCTGCTGTTGGTGCTGCTGTTGGGACTCTATCTGCCGGAACCGTTGCAGCAGGCCCTGCAGGCGGCGGCCGCCGTTGTGGAGGTGCGCTCATGA
- a CDS encoding NADH-quinone oxidoreductase subunit C, with protein MSFPATACCFTPNQRVALADLPLLNYADFAAALLQTVAEGGRIASYFGRPTAAGLEIFALALRDDRRGRLALWRTRVGAEFDALTPVCPQLHLFERELAEQYGVRPVGHPWLKLVRFHRPWGGAVDLWDRKGACSCGQMDFYQVEGEEVHEVAVGPVHAGIIEPGHFRFQCHGEEVLHLEISLGYQHRGLEPDLIGGPQGRTPYQLEAVAGDSSIAQATAYAELVETLAGISAPPRALQLRALGLEYERLANHVGDVGALAGDVGFLPTSSFCGRLRGDYLNLSAELCGSRFGRGLVRPGGVVFDLDDALIKRMCERLAILEPETRGAIDLCFDTPSVLARFEGIGCLRTEDAEALGLVGLPARACGLARDLRQNYPNSFWAENFGDCLTEDSGDIFARGNLRRREIYAALAQVNQILRRLTAGPLTRPVAALAPNSLAVGLCEGWRGELVHVALTDDAGCFERYKIVDPSFHNWSGLAQALRGQQISDFPLCNKSFNLSYCGFDL; from the coding sequence ATGAGCTTTCCCGCCACCGCCTGCTGTTTCACTCCCAACCAGCGTGTTGCCCTGGCCGATCTGCCGCTTCTGAACTATGCCGACTTTGCTGCCGCCCTGTTGCAGACGGTGGCCGAGGGGGGGCGGATCGCCAGCTACTTCGGTCGGCCGACCGCTGCCGGGCTGGAGATTTTCGCCCTTGCCCTGCGCGATGACCGGCGGGGCCGCCTGGCGCTGTGGCGCACCCGTGTGGGCGCTGAATTTGATGCCCTGACACCGGTCTGTCCGCAACTGCATCTGTTTGAGCGGGAACTGGCCGAGCAGTACGGCGTGCGGCCTGTCGGCCATCCCTGGCTCAAGCTGGTGCGTTTTCATCGTCCCTGGGGCGGCGCGGTTGACCTGTGGGACCGCAAGGGCGCCTGCTCCTGTGGTCAGATGGATTTTTACCAGGTGGAAGGTGAGGAGGTCCACGAGGTGGCCGTAGGCCCGGTCCATGCCGGTATCATTGAACCTGGCCATTTCCGTTTTCAGTGTCACGGCGAGGAGGTGTTGCATCTGGAGATCTCCCTCGGCTATCAGCACCGTGGCCTGGAACCCGATCTGATCGGTGGCCCCCAGGGGCGCACGCCTTATCAGCTGGAAGCCGTCGCCGGCGACAGCAGCATTGCCCAGGCCACCGCCTACGCGGAACTGGTCGAAACCCTGGCCGGCATCAGTGCCCCGCCGCGGGCGCTGCAGCTGCGTGCCCTTGGGCTGGAATACGAGCGCCTCGCCAACCATGTTGGCGATGTCGGCGCCCTGGCCGGCGATGTCGGTTTTTTGCCCACCTCCTCCTTTTGTGGTCGTCTGCGCGGCGACTATCTCAATCTCAGCGCCGAGCTGTGTGGCAGCCGCTTCGGCCGTGGTCTGGTGCGGCCTGGCGGGGTGGTATTCGATCTTGACGACGCGCTGATCAAGCGCATGTGCGAGCGGCTGGCCATTCTTGAGCCTGAAACGCGCGGCGCCATCGATCTGTGTTTCGATACCCCTTCGGTGCTGGCACGTTTCGAGGGCATTGGTTGTCTTCGTACGGAAGACGCCGAGGCGCTGGGCCTGGTCGGCCTGCCGGCGCGGGCCTGCGGCCTGGCCCGTGATCTGCGGCAGAACTATCCCAACAGTTTCTGGGCCGAAAATTTCGGTGACTGCCTGACCGAAGACAGCGGAGATATCTTCGCTCGTGGCAACCTGCGGCGGCGCGAGATCTACGCTGCCCTGGCTCAGGTCAACCAGATTCTGCGCCGCTTGACGGCAGGGCCGCTGACGCGGCCGGTGGCTGCCTTGGCGCCCAACAGTCTGGCGGTCGGTCTGTGCGAGGGTTGGCGCGGCGAACTGGTGCATGTGGCGCTGACCGATGATGCCGGTTGTTTCGAACGCTACAAGATTGTCGATCCGTCATTCCATAACTGGAGCGGTCTGGCCCAGGCGCTGCGTGGCCAGCAGATCTCCGATTTTCCGCTGTGTAACAAAAGCTTCAATCTGTCCTACTGTGGTTTCGACCTGTAA
- a CDS encoding hydrogenase, which translates to MLSILRERLRQGHRTSKYPKIEPTLAGRFRGLPQLNEELSPQTRQAAIASCPFEALSEADERLQLDLGRCLFCADCPAVCQHRAMQFTGDYRLAVRRREDLLLHDGTLRRADQLSDKLLRLFGRSIKLRQVSAGGCNACEADLNVLSTLLFDLGRFGIQFVASPRHADGLVVTGPVTENMREALLATYAAMPEPRLVIAAGACAIAGGPFRTSNQAHQGIGDLLPVDLYIPGCPFHPFTALDGFLRLLGKI; encoded by the coding sequence ATGCTGAGTATTTTGCGCGAGCGGTTGCGGCAGGGCCACCGCACCAGTAAATATCCCAAAATCGAGCCGACCCTGGCTGGTCGTTTTCGTGGTCTGCCGCAACTGAACGAGGAATTGTCGCCGCAGACGCGGCAGGCGGCCATTGCCAGCTGCCCGTTCGAGGCCCTGAGCGAGGCGGATGAACGGCTGCAGCTCGATCTGGGCCGCTGTCTGTTCTGTGCCGACTGTCCGGCGGTGTGCCAGCATCGGGCGATGCAGTTCACTGGTGATTATCGTCTGGCGGTGCGCCGGCGCGAGGATCTGCTGCTGCACGATGGCACCCTGCGGCGGGCCGACCAGTTGTCCGACAAGCTGTTGCGGCTGTTTGGTCGTTCCATCAAGCTGCGTCAGGTATCGGCTGGGGGTTGTAACGCCTGCGAGGCGGATCTCAACGTGCTTTCGACCCTGCTGTTCGATCTCGGCCGTTTCGGTATCCAGTTTGTCGCCTCGCCGCGTCATGCCGACGGTCTGGTGGTGACCGGGCCAGTGACGGAAAACATGCGCGAGGCTCTGCTGGCGACCTATGCCGCCATGCCCGAGCCCAGGCTGGTGATCGCTGCCGGTGCCTGCGCCATTGCCGGCGGGCCGTTCCGTACCAGCAATCAGGCCCATCAGGGTATTGGCGATCTTCTGCCCGTTGATCTGTATATTCCCGGCTGTCCCTTTCATCCCTTCACTGCCCTTGATGGCTTTCTGCGTCTGCTCGGCAAAATCTGA
- a CDS encoding nitroreductase family protein, whose protein sequence is MTVVPECDFRKLIEKTRNYHYFVESEKVSEEVLRELVDYARLAPSTSNLNQQPLRYIISCDPARNEQIFDTLSWQGYLRGWGGPIKGVKPTGYIIILGDKTVCSSYVADQGIAAQSILLGATHLGLGGCIAAKVQRRKLREALDLPTRYEILLVVAIGKPGEAIVIENQEPGSDAYGWHDESGNYHLPKRSLDSVILKY, encoded by the coding sequence ATGACAGTGGTTCCTGAATGCGATTTCCGCAAACTGATCGAGAAGACCCGCAATTATCATTATTTTGTCGAGTCGGAGAAGGTGTCCGAGGAGGTTCTGCGCGAACTGGTTGATTATGCCCGCCTGGCGCCCTCGACCAGCAACCTGAACCAGCAGCCGTTGCGCTACATCATCTCCTGCGATCCGGCCCGCAACGAACAGATTTTCGATACCCTGTCGTGGCAGGGTTATCTGCGGGGCTGGGGTGGCCCGATCAAGGGTGTCAAGCCGACGGGCTACATCATCATTCTCGGCGACAAGACCGTTTGCAGCAGCTATGTAGCCGACCAGGGCATTGCAGCCCAGTCGATTCTGCTTGGGGCTACCCACCTTGGGCTGGGTGGCTGCATCGCGGCCAAGGTGCAGCGGCGCAAGCTGCGCGAGGCCCTTGACCTGCCGACCCGTTATGAGATTCTGCTGGTGGTGGCCATCGGCAAGCCGGGGGAAGCGATTGTTATCGAAAACCAGGAGCCCGGCTCCGACGCCTACGGCTGGCATGATGAAAGTGGCAACTACCATCTGCCCAAGCGCAGCCTTGACAGCGTCATTCTCAAATACTGA
- a CDS encoding proton-conducting transporter membrane subunit, whose product MMPDLAVVHPALLLLVTAVLVAAVPWPTIRRLPLLMAPLTLVQLWLVQPGRGLVWLGLELHWLQPGALGRLFASAFVLALWGTSLYGLTSLRRHELAAAWGYAAGALIVCFSGDWLCLLCGWELMAVASTLIVFSGRQPDSAKAGMRYLLIHLAGGVLLLSGIATLAASGQSLLFGPLTPATTAYWLILAGVLVNTGAPPLGFWVADTYPQASAAGMVILSALTTKTAVFVLLSAFAGEPLLIAIGLYLCLYGTLYALLADDLRRLLAYSIIHQVGFMVVAAGIGSPAAINGAAAQAFAHIAYKMTLVMAAGVLLQQLGQCRASTLPALARQLPLTSGCVLVATAASLGLPLTAGFVSKTLLVGSAAASSWPWLETALLLSSAAVVFNAGIRFPALALFGAGATRPQATASLTRLNSSVRLALLGSALLCLLPGWWPQLFCRLLPFATSCQPYSPAAVLHQLQLLLVAGLVCLLSWPFLRPTAGHSRDWDVLLRLLLQLWQRLLDGQRQLSRFLWQLLTSSQIRSFMFLFRTHGPHGILARSWPTGSLALWVALLLASYIVLYNLKTRSLWQFFCTSFGLGC is encoded by the coding sequence ATGATGCCTGACCTTGCCGTTGTGCATCCGGCCCTGCTGCTGCTGGTCACAGCGGTACTGGTTGCAGCCGTACCCTGGCCGACCATCCGTCGGTTGCCACTGCTGATGGCGCCGCTGACCCTGGTGCAGCTGTGGTTGGTGCAACCCGGCCGCGGTCTGGTCTGGCTGGGCTTGGAGTTGCACTGGCTGCAGCCGGGCGCCCTCGGTCGACTATTTGCCAGCGCCTTTGTCCTGGCGCTGTGGGGCACGAGCCTCTACGGCCTGACCAGCCTGCGGCGGCACGAGTTGGCCGCAGCCTGGGGCTACGCCGCCGGCGCCCTGATCGTCTGCTTCAGTGGCGACTGGCTGTGCCTGCTATGCGGCTGGGAACTGATGGCCGTGGCCTCAACCCTGATCGTCTTCAGTGGTCGTCAGCCGGATAGCGCCAAAGCCGGCATGCGCTATCTGTTGATCCATCTGGCCGGTGGTGTCCTGCTGCTGAGCGGCATCGCCACCCTGGCCGCCAGCGGCCAGAGCCTGCTGTTCGGTCCGCTGACGCCCGCCACCACCGCCTACTGGCTGATTCTGGCCGGGGTGCTGGTCAACACCGGCGCGCCGCCGCTGGGTTTCTGGGTCGCCGACACCTATCCCCAGGCCAGCGCCGCCGGCATGGTCATCCTGTCGGCCCTGACCACCAAAACTGCCGTCTTCGTGCTGCTCAGCGCCTTCGCCGGCGAACCGCTGCTGATTGCCATTGGCCTGTACCTGTGCCTGTACGGCACCCTCTATGCTCTGCTGGCCGATGACCTGCGACGCCTGCTGGCCTACAGCATCATTCATCAGGTCGGTTTCATGGTGGTCGCCGCCGGCATTGGCAGCCCGGCCGCCATCAACGGCGCGGCGGCCCAGGCCTTCGCCCATATCGCCTACAAGATGACCCTGGTGATGGCCGCCGGCGTGTTGCTGCAGCAGCTGGGACAGTGCCGCGCCAGCACCCTGCCGGCCCTGGCGCGCCAGTTGCCGCTGACCAGCGGCTGCGTACTGGTGGCCACCGCTGCCAGCCTCGGCCTGCCGCTGACCGCCGGTTTTGTCAGCAAAACCCTGCTGGTCGGCAGTGCCGCCGCCAGCAGCTGGCCCTGGCTGGAAACCGCTCTGCTGCTGAGTTCAGCGGCGGTGGTCTTCAACGCCGGCATCCGCTTCCCGGCGCTGGCCCTGTTCGGCGCCGGCGCGACCCGGCCCCAGGCCACTGCATCCCTGACACGGCTCAACAGCAGTGTCCGTCTGGCCCTGCTCGGCAGCGCCCTGCTATGCCTGCTGCCCGGCTGGTGGCCCCAGCTGTTCTGTCGCCTGCTGCCCTTTGCCACGTCCTGCCAGCCCTACAGCCCGGCCGCCGTACTGCACCAGCTGCAACTGCTGCTGGTCGCCGGGCTGGTCTGCCTGCTGAGCTGGCCGTTCTTGCGCCCCACCGCCGGTCACAGCCGTGATTGGGATGTCCTGCTCAGGCTGTTGCTGCAGCTGTGGCAGCGCCTGCTCGATGGCCAGCGGCAACTCAGCCGCTTCCTGTGGCAGCTGCTGACCAGTTCGCAGATTCGCAGCTTCATGTTTCTGTTCCGCACCCACGGCCCCCACGGTATTCTGGCACGAAGCTGGCCAACCGGCAGCTTGGCGCTCTGGGTCGCCCTGCTGCTGGCCAGTTATATTGTCCTGTACAACCTCAAGACCCGCTCGCTGTGGCAGTTTTTCTGCACCAGTTTCGGTCTGGGCTGCTAA
- a CDS encoding proton-conducting transporter membrane subunit, whose protein sequence is MDCATLMLWCLLIPAGGALLIAASSQLPNLREGMTLLTAASLLASVVALLRHPQALQTPALILTTPFGGLQFELRAEPLGLLFATIASLLWLITAVYTIGYMRANHESHQTRLYVCFALAISSTLGIALAGNLPTLFLFYELLTLSTYPLVTHKGDHDAVSGGRYYLGILISSSMGLLLPAIIWTNQLAGTSRFVAGGILPADLGGVSLVLLLLLYAFGIGKAALVPLHRWLPEAMVAPTPVSALLHAVAVVKAGVFCLVKVLLYVFGPQLLRDSAAQQLLLALAAGTILYASLKALQQDNLKRRLAYSTVSQLSYVILAAALLSPASIRAAALHIAAHAAGKISLFFAAGAIYTAAHKSRVSELDGLGRRMPLTFAAFAIASLSMIGLPPAAGFVSKWYLLQGVAGQQLWWLAAVLLASSLLNAAYFVPIVHRAFWRPEAKPPHQPHGEAPWPMTLALSLTASLCLLLFFWPDLPLELANLLPGVTP, encoded by the coding sequence ATGGACTGCGCCACGCTGATGCTCTGGTGCCTGCTGATTCCGGCTGGTGGTGCCCTGCTGATCGCCGCCAGCAGTCAGCTGCCCAACCTGCGCGAGGGCATGACCCTGCTGACCGCCGCCAGCCTGCTGGCCTCGGTAGTCGCATTGCTGCGCCATCCCCAGGCCCTGCAGACACCCGCCCTGATACTGACCACGCCCTTCGGCGGCTTGCAGTTTGAATTGCGCGCCGAGCCGCTGGGCCTGCTGTTCGCCACCATCGCCAGCCTGCTGTGGCTGATCACCGCCGTCTATACCATCGGTTACATGCGGGCTAACCACGAAAGCCATCAGACCCGCCTGTACGTCTGCTTCGCCCTGGCCATCAGCAGCACCCTGGGCATTGCCCTGGCCGGCAATCTGCCGACCCTGTTTCTGTTTTACGAACTGCTGACCCTGTCGACCTATCCGCTGGTGACCCACAAGGGCGATCACGATGCCGTTTCAGGTGGTCGCTACTATCTGGGCATCCTGATCAGCAGTTCCATGGGCCTGCTGCTGCCGGCCATCATCTGGACCAATCAGCTGGCTGGCACCAGCCGTTTTGTCGCCGGCGGCATCCTGCCCGCTGACTTAGGTGGCGTCAGCCTGGTCCTGTTGCTGCTGCTGTATGCCTTTGGCATCGGCAAGGCGGCGCTGGTTCCGCTCCACCGCTGGCTGCCTGAAGCCATGGTGGCGCCAACGCCGGTCAGCGCCCTGCTTCATGCCGTGGCCGTAGTCAAGGCCGGCGTGTTCTGCCTGGTCAAGGTTCTGCTCTACGTCTTCGGCCCGCAGCTGCTGCGTGACAGCGCCGCCCAGCAGCTGCTGCTGGCGCTGGCCGCCGGCACCATTCTGTACGCCTCGCTCAAGGCCCTGCAGCAGGACAATCTCAAGCGACGGTTGGCCTATTCCACCGTCAGCCAGCTGTCCTATGTCATCCTCGCCGCCGCCCTTCTGAGTCCGGCATCGATCCGCGCCGCCGCGCTGCACATCGCCGCGCATGCTGCCGGCAAGATCAGCCTGTTCTTTGCCGCCGGCGCCATCTATACAGCAGCCCACAAAAGCCGGGTGAGCGAGCTGGACGGCCTGGGCCGACGTATGCCGCTGACCTTTGCGGCCTTCGCCATTGCCAGTCTGTCGATGATCGGGCTGCCGCCAGCAGCCGGTTTCGTCTCTAAATGGTACCTGCTGCAGGGTGTCGCCGGCCAACAGCTGTGGTGGCTGGCCGCTGTGCTGCTGGCCAGTTCCCTGCTCAACGCCGCCTATTTTGTGCCCATTGTCCACCGGGCCTTCTGGCGACCAGAGGCCAAGCCTCCGCACCAACCCCACGGCGAGGCGCCCTGGCCCATGACGCTGGCCCTGAGCCTGACCGCCAGCCTGTGCCTGCTGCTGTTCTTCTGGCCCGACCTGCCGCTGGAGCTGGCCAACCTGCTGCCGGGAGTGACACCATGA
- a CDS encoding monovalent cation/H+ antiporter subunit D family protein, with product MNLLPLLPVLLPLLCAPLCLLMRGATTVWALTCACTLACFASSLLLAQSLWHDGAALPYALGNWPAPWGIVYHIDALAVLLLLIVTGIAAVTLPYARRSVAQEIQPRDIPLFYALLLICLTGLLGIVSTGDAFNLYVFLELSSLSSYALIGLGQQRRALTAAFQYLVMGTIGATFILIGIGLLYSQTGTLNIADLAGRIAAIPETAYGHRTLITAFAFLTVGISLKLALFPLHLWLPNAYSYAPSVVTVFLAATATKVAVYMLLRVCFSVLGNRFVFEQLTLGKILLLPSLAGIVIASLVAIFQYDIKRMLAYSSVAQIGYMTLGISLNSEAALTASIIHLFNHALMKGALFMVMGAVMYRAGSVYLNDFRGLGQRMPWTMAAFVLGGLSLIGVPGTAGFVSKWLLVQAALQHRWWPVVLVILLGSLLAVIYIWRVVETAYFNPLHEIEHGNAEAPPSLLVPLWLLVGANLYFGFDAAWPLQLAQQAAAVLRGGL from the coding sequence ATGAATCTGCTGCCCCTGCTTCCCGTGCTGCTGCCCCTGCTGTGCGCTCCCCTGTGCCTGCTGATGCGCGGCGCGACAACCGTCTGGGCCCTGACCTGCGCCTGCACCCTGGCCTGTTTCGCCAGCAGCCTGCTGCTGGCGCAGTCACTGTGGCACGACGGCGCGGCGTTACCCTACGCCCTGGGCAACTGGCCCGCCCCCTGGGGCATCGTCTACCATATCGACGCCCTGGCCGTCCTGCTGCTGCTGATCGTCACTGGCATCGCCGCCGTTACCCTGCCCTATGCCCGCCGCAGCGTCGCGCAGGAGATTCAGCCACGCGACATACCGTTGTTCTACGCTCTGCTGCTGATCTGCCTGACCGGCCTGCTCGGCATCGTCAGTACCGGCGATGCCTTCAATCTCTACGTCTTTCTGGAGCTCTCGTCGCTGTCATCCTATGCCCTGATCGGTCTGGGACAGCAGCGACGGGCGCTGACGGCAGCCTTTCAATATCTGGTGATGGGCACCATCGGCGCCACCTTCATCCTTATCGGCATCGGCCTGCTCTACAGCCAGACCGGCACCCTTAACATCGCCGATCTGGCCGGGCGCATTGCCGCCATCCCCGAAACCGCCTACGGCCACCGGACCCTGATCACCGCCTTTGCCTTTCTCACCGTCGGCATCAGCCTGAAGCTGGCGCTGTTTCCGCTGCATTTGTGGCTGCCCAACGCCTACAGCTACGCCCCCTCGGTGGTCACGGTATTTCTGGCCGCCACCGCCACCAAGGTCGCCGTCTATATGTTGCTGCGCGTCTGTTTCAGCGTGCTGGGCAACCGCTTTGTTTTCGAGCAGCTGACCCTCGGCAAGATCCTGCTGCTGCCATCGTTGGCCGGCATTGTCATCGCCTCGCTGGTGGCCATCTTTCAGTACGATATCAAACGCATGCTGGCCTACTCCAGTGTCGCCCAGATCGGCTACATGACACTGGGCATCAGCCTGAACAGCGAGGCGGCGCTGACCGCCAGCATCATTCATCTGTTCAACCACGCCCTGATGAAGGGCGCCCTGTTCATGGTCATGGGCGCGGTGATGTACCGCGCCGGCTCGGTTTATCTCAACGATTTCCGTGGCCTCGGCCAGCGGATGCCCTGGACCATGGCGGCCTTCGTCCTCGGCGGCCTGAGTCTGATCGGCGTACCGGGCACAGCCGGCTTCGTCAGCAAATGGCTGCTGGTCCAGGCCGCCCTGCAACACCGCTGGTGGCCGGTGGTGCTGGTAATTTTGCTGGGTTCGCTGCTGGCGGTGATCTACATCTGGCGGGTGGTGGAAACAGCCTATTTCAATCCGTTACATGAAATCGAACACGGTAACGCCGAGGCGCCGCCCTCGCTGCTGGTGCCGCTGTGGCTGCTGGTCGGCGCCAACCTCTATTTCGGTTTCGACGCCGCCTGGCCGCTGCAGCTGGCGCAGCAGGCGGCCGCAGTGCTGCGGGGAGGGCTGTGA